Proteins from a genomic interval of Nitrospirota bacterium:
- a CDS encoding WecB/TagA/CpsF family glycosyltransferase produces MAAREAGFLLNIPIDRIALPAAAQEALRAVEGKRLPVIFACANPHSLVVAQRDPSFHSALTRANLVVADGVGVSIMARLLGVTIGPRITGSDYFFAVLNILQQRGRGRVFFFGSSQRVLDRIASRFATDFPSLTLCGTLSPPFGSWNDEENRRMVQIIRDAKPDVLWVGMTAPKQEKWVEANRGLVNTPVIGSIGAVFDFYAGTYARAPEWICRVGLEWAYRFVLEPKRMWQRNAVSAPTFVWLVLRQHLLGRVPGR; encoded by the coding sequence ATGGCCGCTCGCGAGGCAGGGTTTCTCCTAAACATTCCGATTGACCGTATAGCCCTGCCAGCAGCCGCGCAGGAGGCGCTTCGTGCCGTAGAGGGGAAACGATTGCCGGTCATTTTTGCTTGCGCCAATCCTCACTCGTTAGTGGTGGCCCAGCGAGACCCCAGTTTCCATTCAGCTCTGACGCGGGCCAACCTCGTTGTTGCCGATGGGGTCGGGGTGTCGATTATGGCACGATTGCTCGGCGTGACGATCGGTCCTCGGATTACGGGGAGCGACTACTTCTTTGCCGTCTTGAATATTCTCCAGCAGCGTGGTCGGGGACGCGTCTTCTTCTTTGGGTCGTCGCAGAGAGTCCTTGATCGTATCGCCAGTCGTTTCGCCACTGACTTCCCTTCCCTCACACTATGCGGCACGCTGTCTCCGCCATTCGGTTCGTGGAACGACGAAGAGAATCGTCGAATGGTGCAGATCATTCGTGACGCGAAGCCCGACGTGCTTTGGGTCGGTATGACTGCGCCCAAGCAAGAGAAGTGGGTAGAGGCGAATCGTGGGCTCGTGAATACGCCGGTGATCGGATCGATCGGTGCGGTGTTTGATTTTTATGCAGGCACCTACGCAAGAGCGCCGGAATGGATTTGCCGGGTTGGTCTCGAATGGGCCTACCGATTCGTACTGGAGCCGAAGCGGATGTGGCAGCGAAACGCTGTTTCAGCTCCGACGTTCGTCTGGCTGGTGCTCAGACAGCATCTACTGGGGAGAGTGCCTGGGAGATAG
- a CDS encoding MraY family glycosyltransferase — protein sequence MNSALFFSFMTSLFICVALIPPLRLLADRFQIMDHPGERKVHQYPVPRVGGIAFAVGAYASILWWAVPDSTTLLVLCGGSIILGFGVWDDRANLSYRIKVLGQLAAALVVVAFGGIRFESVPFLLDAELPIWVGAPVTVLFLVAASNAVNLADGLDGLAGGLSFLTLAGTAYLAHLSNNSTVLILAIPFLGGLLGFLRYNTYPARIFMGDGGSQLLGFIIGVLAIHLTDSTHGPFSPILTLFLLGLPFLDTVGVFGQRLVEGRSPFVGDRTHIHHKLLAVGLSHYEAVTVIYAFQAGMVALAYLLRWQSDSLIMLLYLLLSGAVLALFVAAGRGLIPAAEPDHPRVRSERWLSDVFSRSWVRDLPIRFLAAVVPLFLVATVFLPAYVPDDVGYMSVVLFCVVLLGLSLLPQLAPYFVRGGLYMGSTFLLYVSDASWMQAGPPIPFTYHMLFGAMAVMVLLCMRFDSQSRFQTTPLDYLMVCLAVIVPFLPEIHTDISAFGLFAAKLIVLFFSFELLLHAFSDRVKQLGLVSLWVLFGLGIRMWL from the coding sequence ATGAATAGTGCGCTTTTTTTCAGCTTTATGACGTCGCTATTTATCTGCGTGGCGCTGATTCCGCCTTTGCGTCTCTTGGCTGATCGATTCCAAATCATGGACCATCCTGGCGAACGAAAAGTGCATCAATACCCTGTTCCCCGGGTAGGCGGCATTGCGTTCGCGGTAGGCGCCTATGCCAGCATCCTCTGGTGGGCTGTCCCAGACAGCACCACGCTGTTAGTTCTCTGTGGCGGATCAATTATTTTGGGATTCGGCGTATGGGACGATCGGGCGAATCTCAGCTACCGGATCAAAGTACTTGGGCAGTTGGCGGCGGCGCTTGTGGTTGTTGCGTTTGGTGGGATTCGTTTCGAAAGCGTCCCATTCCTGCTTGATGCGGAACTGCCGATTTGGGTTGGAGCTCCCGTCACAGTTCTCTTTCTAGTCGCCGCCTCAAATGCGGTAAACCTGGCAGACGGGCTTGACGGACTTGCCGGCGGCCTTTCATTTTTGACGCTTGCCGGCACGGCATACCTCGCCCATCTCTCGAACAACTCGACGGTATTGATCCTCGCCATCCCCTTCTTGGGGGGACTTTTGGGTTTTTTGCGGTACAACACATATCCGGCTCGAATTTTCATGGGCGACGGTGGCAGTCAATTGCTTGGATTTATCATTGGCGTGCTGGCCATTCACTTAACCGACTCGACCCATGGTCCATTCAGTCCGATCCTGACGCTCTTTCTGTTGGGATTGCCGTTCCTGGATACAGTCGGGGTCTTCGGACAACGACTCGTGGAGGGCCGATCTCCTTTTGTCGGTGACCGCACACATATTCATCATAAATTACTCGCCGTGGGACTCTCGCACTATGAGGCTGTGACGGTGATTTATGCCTTTCAGGCAGGTATGGTGGCGTTGGCCTATCTCCTTCGCTGGCAATCCGATTCGTTGATTATGTTGCTCTATCTCCTTCTGTCCGGCGCCGTCCTGGCTCTTTTTGTCGCTGCCGGGAGAGGATTAATTCCTGCTGCGGAACCGGATCATCCGCGGGTCCGATCGGAGAGATGGCTTTCAGATGTTTTCAGTCGCTCATGGGTACGAGATCTACCGATTCGGTTCTTGGCCGCTGTGGTTCCTCTCTTTCTCGTTGCGACGGTATTTCTTCCTGCCTACGTTCCTGATGATGTGGGCTATATGTCAGTCGTCCTGTTTTGCGTCGTGCTCCTCGGCCTCTCGCTACTGCCACAGTTGGCTCCTTACTTTGTCCGGGGGGGGCTCTACATGGGGAGTACATTCCTGTTGTATGTGAGTGATGCGTCATGGATGCAGGCAGGTCCTCCGATCCCATTTACCTACCATATGTTATTTGGCGCAATGGCTGTGATGGTTTTACTGTGCATGCGGTTCGACAGTCAGAGCAGGTTTCAGACGACGCCACTGGACTACCTCATGGTGTGCCTCGCCGTGATCGTCCCGTTCCTTCCAGAGATACATACGGACATCTCGGCATTTGGTCTTTTTGCGGCGAAGCTCATCGTGTTGTTTTTTTCGTTCGAGTTGCTGCTACACGCATTCTCGGATCGCGTGAAACAACTCGGACTCGTATCCTTGTGGGTGTTGTTTGGGTTGGGCATCCGGATGTGGCTCTAG
- a CDS encoding tetratricopeptide repeat protein, with amino-acid sequence MNNQFIIIVGVALTLVACGGPAERKTKYLARAQGYLEAGNFPKARVALQNVLIVDSKYVAAYYLLAQVEEKEKNWRNAVGLYQQVVQLAPDHTDALIRLAKYYLEARLTDLVVVTADKVLAMDPLDSRANALKIAVLALAGQQSQAIAQAEALRSQFPAEPDVAILLATLYGKQQHYRDAETILRHALEAHPKDIDLLNNLSTILVQAKDMDGAERVAQQMIEAEPAIFGHRIRLARFFDEQGAHEKAEGILREASALDPQSEERHLVLADFLGIRKAPGAAELVLLEAATLLPDSTKIQFALATIYQAGGKIAKAREQYVKVVVGNTQKPAGLEAKIKLAEMDLISGNQAEAARQVQEILKESPHSADGLILSGRLALTRGNGNDAAQTFRTVLRGQPESAALHFLLGQAYRLTGETDLAKGSFERAVALYPGQVEARHLLAALESQGGRHREARVRLEDLLKQRPDDVDALELLLNLDLVTKNWDEAERMLTRLKALSKDPVVPLMAEGRLRQAQGRLDKAGAAYERATVLAPNDPEPLMNLVKLDMVQQDGGRARTRLDAVLAAQPDHLFAHGLMGEVLALTGYPQDAEIQFQEAVRLNQKWITPWLDRGELWLSQKQPDRAVQVIQAGLKVNPDSEELHMLLASAYSTQGLIDLAIDAYDGALRLNARNVLAANNVAVMLVDYKGDPQSVQKAFALSQDFEKDAPHPLFLDTLGWVRFKMGQQEEGLRLMRKAVAESPEVPILNYHLGVAYHQSGKTAEARRYLSKALKSAEAFHGRHEAERIMSQMRG; translated from the coding sequence ATGAATAACCAGTTCATCATCATAGTAGGTGTCGCTCTTACACTCGTGGCCTGCGGCGGGCCAGCGGAACGGAAGACCAAGTATCTCGCGCGCGCGCAGGGATACCTTGAAGCGGGAAACTTTCCAAAAGCTCGGGTGGCTCTGCAGAATGTGCTCATCGTCGATTCGAAATATGTCGCCGCCTACTATCTCCTCGCGCAGGTCGAGGAAAAGGAAAAGAATTGGCGAAACGCAGTCGGGCTGTATCAGCAGGTGGTGCAGCTTGCTCCTGATCATACCGACGCGTTAATCAGGCTGGCCAAATATTACCTGGAGGCACGTCTGACCGACCTGGTCGTCGTGACGGCCGACAAGGTACTCGCGATGGACCCACTGGATTCTCGAGCGAACGCTCTCAAGATTGCCGTGTTGGCTTTAGCCGGACAACAGTCTCAGGCAATAGCACAAGCCGAGGCGCTTCGGTCGCAGTTTCCAGCTGAACCAGACGTGGCGATCTTACTGGCCACTCTCTACGGCAAACAGCAGCATTATCGCGATGCGGAGACTATCTTGCGCCATGCGCTGGAAGCTCACCCAAAAGATATAGATCTCTTGAATAATCTGAGTACGATCCTGGTTCAGGCGAAGGATATGGATGGTGCGGAGAGGGTAGCCCAGCAGATGATTGAGGCAGAACCGGCAATTTTTGGTCATCGGATCAGGTTGGCCCGATTCTTCGACGAGCAAGGGGCGCATGAGAAGGCAGAGGGGATCTTACGCGAGGCCAGCGCACTTGATCCACAAAGTGAAGAACGGCATCTCGTATTAGCCGACTTCCTCGGCATCAGGAAGGCCCCTGGTGCTGCTGAATTGGTACTCCTTGAGGCGGCAACCTTGTTGCCCGATTCGACAAAGATTCAATTCGCGCTCGCGACGATCTATCAAGCAGGAGGAAAGATTGCCAAGGCGCGTGAGCAATATGTCAAGGTGGTCGTAGGCAATACACAGAAGCCGGCCGGCCTCGAAGCCAAGATCAAACTGGCTGAGATGGATCTTATCTCAGGCAATCAGGCAGAGGCAGCACGACAGGTTCAAGAGATCTTGAAGGAGAGCCCTCATTCGGCTGACGGACTGATACTCTCTGGCAGGCTCGCCTTAACCAGGGGAAATGGCAACGATGCCGCTCAGACGTTTCGCACCGTCTTGCGAGGCCAGCCAGAATCTGCAGCGCTGCATTTTCTACTCGGCCAGGCCTACCGACTGACCGGAGAGACCGATCTTGCAAAGGGAAGCTTCGAGCGCGCGGTGGCATTGTATCCCGGACAAGTCGAAGCCCGGCACTTGCTTGCGGCCTTAGAGAGCCAGGGCGGTCGTCACCGGGAGGCCCGCGTCCGACTCGAGGACCTCCTGAAGCAACGGCCCGACGACGTGGACGCACTTGAGCTGCTGTTGAACCTCGACCTGGTCACAAAGAACTGGGACGAAGCGGAACGCATGTTGACTCGTCTCAAAGCCCTCTCGAAAGATCCTGTCGTCCCCCTCATGGCGGAGGGACGACTGCGTCAGGCGCAAGGCCGACTCGACAAGGCCGGTGCGGCGTATGAGCGTGCGACGGTTCTTGCCCCGAACGATCCTGAGCCGTTGATGAATCTGGTGAAACTGGATATGGTGCAACAAGATGGCGGTCGTGCACGGACTCGCCTCGATGCCGTGCTCGCCGCACAACCGGACCATCTGTTCGCCCATGGGCTCATGGGCGAGGTGCTCGCCCTCACCGGTTATCCTCAGGACGCCGAGATCCAGTTTCAAGAGGCGGTCCGGTTGAACCAAAAATGGATTACGCCGTGGCTCGACCGGGGAGAATTATGGCTGTCACAGAAACAGCCGGACCGGGCGGTTCAAGTGATTCAGGCTGGCCTCAAGGTCAACCCGGACAGCGAGGAGTTGCACATGCTTCTCGCATCGGCCTATTCGACTCAAGGCCTGATCGATCTTGCCATCGACGCGTATGATGGAGCGTTGCGCCTGAATGCTCGCAACGTGCTGGCTGCAAATAACGTGGCGGTCATGTTGGTTGATTACAAGGGGGATCCACAGAGTGTACAGAAAGCCTTTGCGCTCAGTCAGGATTTCGAGAAAGATGCACCGCATCCGCTATTTCTGGATACGCTGGGTTGGGTACGGTTCAAAATGGGGCAACAGGAAGAGGGACTTCGTCTCATGAGGAAAGCGGTTGCTGAATCGCCTGAAGTCCCCATTCTGAATTATCATCTCGGGGTTGCGTACCATCAATCCGGGAAAACAGCAGAGGCTCGACGGTACCTCTCGAAAGCGCTGAAGAGTGCTGAGGCGTTTCATGGGCGTCATGAAGCAGAGCGGATCATGTCACAAATGAGGGGGTAA
- a CDS encoding polysaccharide biosynthesis/export family protein yields MSGYYHEMFRRIELRILFLVMLAIGGVPYGSDALGSSPIAPDVDPGYRLGAEDVMLISVWKDEQLTREIVVRPDGMFSFPLVGDIQAEDRTVEDIRLDLVKRLSKYIPNANVSVAVTKVLSYKVYVVGRVNKPGEYLIGHYTDVLQALSLAGGLTPFAAENDIKIVRRIKGRQQTFPFRYGDVRRGNDLEQNILLQRGDVVMVP; encoded by the coding sequence ATGTCTGGTTATTATCACGAGATGTTTCGCCGCATAGAATTGCGAATCCTGTTTCTCGTCATGCTGGCGATCGGTGGCGTCCCCTATGGGTCTGATGCCCTGGGATCCTCCCCCATCGCACCCGATGTCGATCCTGGCTATCGTCTTGGAGCTGAAGATGTCATGCTGATTTCTGTATGGAAAGATGAGCAGCTGACCAGAGAGATCGTGGTGCGGCCGGACGGAATGTTTTCATTTCCACTTGTGGGGGATATCCAGGCCGAAGATCGAACGGTTGAGGATATTCGTCTCGACCTCGTGAAGCGCTTGTCCAAATACATTCCGAATGCGAATGTCTCGGTAGCCGTCACGAAGGTGCTCAGCTACAAAGTCTATGTGGTAGGGCGAGTCAATAAGCCCGGCGAATACTTGATCGGCCATTATACCGACGTGCTTCAGGCCTTAAGCTTAGCCGGCGGGTTAACCCCGTTTGCCGCGGAGAATGACATCAAGATCGTGCGTCGGATCAAGGGACGCCAACAAACCTTTCCCTTTCGATATGGAGATGTGCGAAGGGGGAATGATCTCGAACAGAATATTCTTCTGCAACGCGGCGACGTCGTCATGGTGCCCTAA
- a CDS encoding Wzz/FepE/Etk N-terminal domain-containing protein: MMTNRPGTQESEPSQSLQSYVAMFHRRRTLIVLVATVLCVLSLAVAFLWPPVYKSMAMILIEEQEIPSELVHSTITSYADQRIETIKQQVISRTTLWKVVEQFNLYPDMRRSSPVEEVVKQFAKDIAVEVISADVVDKRTQHPTKATIAFTVAYQSSSPDLAQQVAQELTSLFLGENLKSRERQAQETTAFLQQEAENLSRHIGEIDGKIAQFKRRASGALPELMPLNLQLMSQSDRELMDIDQQIRTLEERKSYLEGELATIKPNTPIMSVSGERILDSSERLRGLRAEYAGASANLSFDHPDIIKMKQEIESLEKETGQLPEVEEAAKQLTNARATLAIASERLGKEHPDVVQAQRKIVALEAEVGRLNVVTRKSAAQRPENPAYINLQAQLNSATSSLGALRATRAAVKQRLEDFATRLERTPQMEPDYLFLTRDRDTSGQKYQEIRSRLLEAKVSEGLEVRQKGERFSLIDPPTLPEKPDKPNRIAIVILGFMFAIGGGIGSGAVAELLDHSIRTPEQLALLTQAFPLSVIPFMPNEDDLARAITRHRLMKTAGLTVLLTALLLMHLFWRPLDVLWFAALKRFGLE; the protein is encoded by the coding sequence ATGATGACAAACAGACCGGGCACACAGGAATCCGAACCCAGCCAGAGCCTCCAGTCCTACGTGGCTATGTTTCATCGTCGCCGGACGTTGATTGTCCTGGTTGCGACGGTGTTGTGTGTCCTCAGTCTCGCCGTCGCTTTTTTGTGGCCGCCGGTCTACAAGTCTATGGCGATGATACTGATCGAGGAACAGGAAATTCCATCAGAGCTCGTCCATTCGACGATTACCAGTTATGCCGATCAGCGTATCGAAACCATCAAACAACAAGTCATAAGCCGGACGACTCTGTGGAAGGTCGTGGAGCAATTCAATCTCTATCCGGACATGCGGCGGAGCAGCCCCGTTGAAGAAGTTGTGAAGCAATTCGCCAAAGACATCGCCGTCGAAGTGATCAGCGCCGACGTCGTGGACAAACGGACCCAACATCCCACGAAGGCGACCATTGCCTTCACCGTGGCGTACCAGAGTAGTTCGCCAGATTTGGCTCAGCAGGTCGCCCAGGAGCTGACCAGTCTGTTTCTGGGGGAAAATCTCAAGAGCCGTGAGCGTCAGGCGCAGGAGACCACCGCCTTCCTTCAACAAGAGGCGGAGAATTTGTCCAGGCACATCGGCGAAATCGATGGAAAGATTGCCCAGTTCAAGCGGCGGGCGAGCGGGGCGTTGCCGGAACTGATGCCGCTGAATTTGCAGCTCATGAGTCAGTCCGATCGAGAGCTCATGGACATCGACCAGCAGATTCGAACGCTTGAGGAGCGCAAAAGCTATCTTGAGGGGGAACTTGCAACCATCAAACCGAACACCCCGATCATGTCCGTAAGCGGAGAACGGATACTGGACTCATCCGAGCGCTTGCGAGGCCTGCGAGCAGAATATGCCGGCGCATCGGCCAATCTATCCTTCGACCACCCCGACATTATCAAGATGAAGCAGGAAATAGAGTCCCTCGAAAAGGAGACGGGGCAACTCCCTGAGGTTGAGGAAGCGGCCAAGCAGCTGACCAACGCCCGTGCGACGCTGGCCATCGCATCGGAGCGGCTTGGGAAAGAGCATCCAGATGTCGTGCAGGCTCAGAGAAAGATCGTTGCGCTTGAAGCGGAAGTCGGGCGGCTCAACGTGGTGACACGCAAGAGCGCTGCGCAACGACCGGAGAACCCGGCCTACATCAATCTCCAGGCCCAGCTGAACTCCGCTACCTCTTCCCTCGGCGCTCTGCGGGCGACGCGCGCGGCAGTGAAGCAGCGGCTCGAGGATTTTGCCACCCGCCTCGAACGGACTCCCCAGATGGAGCCCGACTACCTCTTCCTGACGCGCGACCGTGATACTTCGGGGCAGAAGTATCAGGAGATCCGGTCCAGGCTCCTCGAAGCGAAGGTCTCGGAAGGCTTAGAGGTTCGTCAAAAAGGCGAGAGGTTTTCTCTCATCGACCCGCCCACTCTGCCGGAGAAACCGGATAAGCCCAATCGGATCGCCATTGTTATTCTTGGGTTTATGTTCGCGATCGGCGGTGGCATCGGTTCCGGAGCCGTCGCGGAATTGCTGGACCATTCGATACGGACACCGGAGCAGCTTGCGCTGTTAACTCAGGCGTTTCCGCTATCCGTGATTCCCTTCATGCCGAACGAAGATGACCTCGCCAGGGCGATCACCCGGCATCGGCTCATGAAAACGGCAGGTCTCACTGTGCTGCTGACCGCCCTCCTGCTGATGCATCTCTTTTGGCGTCCGTTGGATGTCTTGTGGTTTGCCGCGCTCAAACGATTTGGCCTAGAGTAG
- a CDS encoding CpsD/CapB family tyrosine-protein kinase has product MDRFRTALQLHKDQQGQSGNRPSTGKDAAGHQPPPPIVYTKTRSLAIPLSVLRQRRVMAAYDKGPFVDAFKILRTQVMHRLRENAWNVLGVTSPGHNEGKTLTAVNLAVSLAMETAQTVLLVDANLRHPSVHEVFGLNDCPGLADYLLDNQPLEDLLVHPGIGRFVLLPGGRAVSNSTEILTSPKMLALVEELKHRYPSRIVIFDLPPLLHTADVLAFSPYTDALLLVVEEGKTTTEEVQRALSLVKKSRPVLGTVLNKAGQLAATPASMKQLLSL; this is encoded by the coding sequence ATGGACCGATTTCGAACGGCACTGCAGCTCCACAAAGACCAACAGGGTCAGTCTGGAAACAGGCCATCTACAGGAAAGGATGCCGCCGGCCATCAGCCCCCTCCTCCCATTGTCTATACCAAGACGAGGTCGCTGGCTATTCCACTTTCTGTGCTTCGCCAGCGGCGAGTGATGGCGGCATACGACAAGGGCCCCTTCGTCGACGCATTTAAGATTTTGCGAACTCAGGTCATGCATCGCCTTCGTGAAAATGCCTGGAATGTGTTGGGTGTCACCAGTCCGGGCCACAATGAAGGCAAGACGTTGACTGCAGTGAACTTGGCGGTGAGCCTTGCGATGGAGACAGCCCAGACGGTGCTTCTCGTCGACGCGAACCTCCGTCACCCTAGCGTCCATGAGGTCTTTGGCCTCAATGATTGTCCAGGCCTTGCAGACTACCTGCTGGACAACCAGCCACTTGAAGATCTCTTGGTCCATCCTGGGATCGGCCGATTCGTCCTGCTGCCGGGAGGAAGGGCGGTCTCCAATTCGACCGAAATTCTCACCTCGCCTAAAATGCTGGCGTTAGTTGAAGAGCTGAAACATCGCTACCCCTCGCGGATCGTGATATTCGATCTGCCCCCGCTGCTGCACACGGCCGATGTGCTCGCCTTCTCTCCCTACACGGATGCGCTGCTCCTGGTCGTGGAGGAGGGAAAGACGACGACCGAGGAGGTGCAACGTGCCCTGTCGCTGGTTAAAAAATCCCGTCCCGTGTTGGGAACGGTACTGAATAAGGCCGGGCAATTGGCCGCGACTCCTGCTAGCATGAAACAGTTACTGTCCCTGTAG
- a CDS encoding AAA family ATPase, with protein sequence MYESFYGLRAKPFALLPDGESLYPGSTHRAAYSLLEYGLVNEAPFMVLTGEPGMGKTSLLRKLIAEHHDKYSIGFVTNARYDVEHLLPWILLALGLSQKRLDPVEAYHVFSEFMTRESKRNRRVLLIVDEAQSLGSELLEELRLLSNLNDGKSLKLQVILSGQPDLHTLLQRIDMTQFAQRIVVDHHLEPFTEDETSQYILHRLHKAGGTQTIFTERACVLVHRLSKGIPRLINQICDISLTYGFAEQTGVVTHNLVAQAALDRTRGGILPLGKVDELSALATATDDSAGTPIAALQLNVPSFRPEASVEDPPVHQSVVAPDVLYGQAVTLRKERRFKEAIEAFNRVSQDLSYTFKATAQAGLCYTELEEYPAAIETFRRALSDPSGSRNEVINVQYFLARTLESIGEREEALILYQRIVRSSPAFKDTAARVKQLTVQNKRLKNGIRHADSNGTWFSHALDSLQHLIGSRR encoded by the coding sequence ATGTACGAATCATTTTACGGACTTCGGGCGAAACCTTTCGCGCTCCTGCCGGACGGAGAGTCTCTCTATCCAGGATCGACCCATCGCGCCGCCTATAGCCTCCTGGAATACGGCCTGGTCAACGAAGCGCCGTTCATGGTCCTGACCGGGGAACCGGGAATGGGCAAGACCTCGCTCCTGCGAAAGTTGATTGCGGAGCATCACGACAAGTATTCGATTGGTTTTGTGACCAATGCGCGGTACGACGTGGAGCATCTCCTGCCTTGGATCCTCCTTGCTCTTGGCCTCAGCCAGAAGCGGTTGGACCCCGTGGAGGCCTACCATGTATTTTCAGAGTTTATGACTCGGGAATCGAAGCGAAACCGTCGCGTGCTGCTCATTGTCGACGAAGCGCAAAGTCTGGGGTCCGAGCTGCTGGAAGAATTGCGGCTCCTCTCCAATTTGAACGACGGTAAATCCCTGAAGCTGCAAGTCATTCTTTCCGGACAGCCCGACCTCCACACACTCTTGCAGCGGATCGACATGACACAATTCGCCCAACGTATTGTGGTCGATCATCACCTGGAGCCCTTCACCGAGGACGAGACCAGCCAGTATATCCTCCATCGATTGCACAAGGCCGGCGGCACCCAGACCATATTCACCGAGAGGGCCTGCGTGCTTGTCCATCGGTTGAGCAAGGGCATCCCTCGTTTGATCAATCAGATCTGTGATATCTCACTGACGTATGGTTTCGCGGAACAAACCGGCGTCGTCACGCACAATCTCGTCGCCCAGGCTGCCCTCGATCGAACCAGAGGCGGGATTCTTCCGCTCGGCAAGGTCGACGAACTCAGTGCTCTGGCAACCGCTACTGACGACTCAGCGGGCACTCCTATTGCGGCGCTCCAGCTGAACGTGCCGTCGTTTCGGCCAGAGGCATCAGTCGAGGATCCCCCTGTTCACCAATCGGTGGTAGCTCCGGATGTCCTCTACGGGCAGGCCGTGACATTGAGAAAAGAGAGACGCTTCAAAGAGGCCATCGAGGCGTTCAATCGTGTCAGTCAGGATCTATCGTATACGTTTAAGGCTACGGCACAAGCGGGGCTCTGTTATACGGAGTTGGAAGAATACCCTGCAGCGATCGAGACATTTCGCAGGGCATTGAGCGATCCGTCCGGGTCTCGCAATGAGGTCATCAATGTACAGTACTTCCTCGCACGAACTCTGGAATCGATCGGAGAGAGAGAGGAGGCGTTAATCCTCTACCAGCGCATTGTCCGGTCCAGTCCGGCGTTTAAAGACACCGCTGCGCGGGTGAAGCAATTGACGGTGCAGAACAAACGTCTCAAGAATGGAATCCGTCACGCGGACAGCAATGGCACGTGGTTCAGCCATGCGCTCGACAGCCTACAGCACCTGATCGGCAGCCGCCGATAG